The nucleotide sequence GTTTGCCACATAGAATCACTCTCAACTTCTTCACTTCTCCCTCTCAGAAAGCATTCACAGATGAAGGAGGCAGCTGGAAACCATTCCTATTCCCCTGTAAAGACATGTGTTAATTCTGTGAGACACTCTTATTTGTGATGCAATTCTACATTTGTTGGTTTCATCCAACAGCTTTATTAATATGACTCAAGTACAAGGACTTTAAGCCAATAAAGCTCACAGCATCTATCATGATCAAAGAGGTTAGGGAGAAAGAGGCATTCACAGGTGCCAGATGGGCACAGGATGGTTTGCTTTCCTCATTAGGCAGCACAAAGGCATCCATTATCTGAGTGAGAAAACAGGGAAGCAGACGTGGGTGAGGAGCCCAGCCCTTGGCAGGTCAGGGGCCTCCCACTGCTCTGGGGTAAAAGTCTACTCTCAAGAGCACCAGTGCAGTCCAAATTCATCTGCCACCATTCTCTGCTGGCAAaacatactgatttttttttctatttgccTGTACTCTGATTTGTCTCCTAAAAATTCCATTCTAGCCAGAACTGCGGACACGCATACCCTACGTTTCTCGCTGTGCTTTGGTGTGCTGGCCTTCTCTGCAGCCAAGGTAACactcttttgtttggttttatgtaCCCCCTTCAGCCTGGCACCACATTCAGCAAAGGATGGTGAGCACTTTGGAAGTTACATTTTCAAGGACCaatgctcctgcagcagggaaaccTCTCTTaccctcctgtgctggagctAAGCCTGCTGCTTGAGTAGCAGCACAGTTGTGGcatggcttggcttggcttaTGTCAACACATGTGTCCCCAGACTTGATTCAAGGTAATCCAGGCCAGGGACATTTCCCACACTGGCACTATGGATGAGTTCCCTTTGTTTTGGGTGAAGGGTTTAGCACTTGGTTGCTGGATTATTGCCACATTATTCAGTCTTGGGGCAGGAAATGGGCTCAATTAATTAAATTGCCAGAACTGCCAGCTCTCCCCTGTGCTGAGGGCTATTAACCTGTATTTCTAACTGTGGTCTTCAATGCAATGTGAATTTATCTAACATTAAGATGAGCGCTTACCTGGGGTACATGTCTAatccttctggaaaaaaaaatcaaaaaaggaaTTTCCTGACCAGAAGAAGAAGGAGTTTTGTCTGCAGCTGTGGGAAAGGCTAGAATTATGGGGGAAATCCCGTTTTTAATGCTCAGAAGTTAGTATTGGACCATAGTGTATCCTTCACCTGCTCCTGGTGAAGTACATCTACCAACTGCCTTCTATTTCTGCTGAGGACATTGCCTGAGTTGGCACTGTCTTTCCTGAGGCTGGTATGGCCCACACTGGATTTCACAAAGTCATAGAAtagcttgggttggaaaagatctcaaAAATCATCTCGTTACAATTCCcttgccaggggcagggacaccttccaccagaccacGTTGCTTGatgccccatccaacctggccttgaacacttccagggatggggcatccataatttctctgtgaaacctgttccagtgcatcACTCTCATGGTGAAGAACTTCTTCTTTATATATAACCTAAGCCTGCTCTCTTTCAGGTTAAAGCCATTTCCCTTGTCCTATGAGTTTATGTCCTTGTGAAAcgtccctctccagctttcttgtagaCTTCCTTTCAGTACTGGAAGGATGATGATGAGTCTGTGCTCTGCAGTGGGCACAGTTGTATGCAGGATTACACCCACAAAGTCTTCAGAAAAGCTGGAGTGAGGGCAAGGCAAGTGTTGTTTCCCATGCAGAGgtctccatcccagttccagtGCTTGTCCCATAACCCAAGACTGTAGATTCCTGTTTTCCATTCTAGcccaggcagcagatggggacagTGCATACAGTGAGACCCGGGCTGATGTTTTTAATGCCTTGTTTTGTCCTTtacccagctcctgctgcctttgctggccTGATGTACTTGTTTGTGAGACAGAAGTACTTTGTGGGCTACCTCGGGGAGAGGACTCAGAGGTAAGGATTTGTAGAGCCTCTTAAGAAAATCCAGAATGTGGTATCAGTACAGCTGGATGCTGTGTTTCCACAGCAGAGCCACCAGCTTGCGGTTCTACCTGCAAGAGCTGCTGGCATTGGGTAGTGGAGGAAAGCCCCTCTCTTCTGGAATAATGGGGGTAGATGTGGGAAATGTCGgatgtgcagcagcactggagccAGGGggcctgctgctcctgctcacagGACTCTCTGCAAACAGAGGTTTGCATGTTTGTGCCACTATTTGTGCACAAGATTGTccttttatattaatatttatattttatttacgttaaaaaagcaaattacaTGCATGCAGAATTGTCCCACAGTCCGCAATGGATGAGAACACATTCAAGTCCCTCTAAACAGACACTTTTGTAAGCAGCAGCCTCCGCTGAGAACACAAGGTCAAATCCAGACCCAAATGGatcctgaaaattaaatttaagtcTTCTCAAGTGCCCGGCAAtgcaagacagaaaagaaatttgcCCCCCTCTCTCAGCCCCTGAGGTCTTTCAGTTGGTCTCAACAGCAGAGTCTGAAGTCTAAGGGTTCTTGCATGAGATGATGCTCATTAACAAATTGCTTTCCCCCATTTCTGTCTCCTCAGCATTCCTGGTTACTTGTTTGGGAAGCGCATCATTTTGTTCCTGTTCCTCATGTCTGTGGCTGGGATACTCAACTACTATCTCGTCTTCTTTTTCGGAAGTGACTTTGAAATACACATTAAGACGATAACCAGTGCGATCTCTCCATTGCTGCTCATACCCTAACTCCCCACAGCACTGAGGGGTCAGCATGCTTCAAGTATCGATGCCCAGAAGATGCTATAATTCAACTGTTTAAGAAATGAACCCATAACCCAGTGAGATTTCTGTAAATCTCATTCTTGACAGGCTCTGTACTATGATTTAGCCTTGCTTTTCTCTTCATGAAAAAGATTTATCGTGAGCACTCAGCATGCCCAAGGAATGGTAACAACTTTCACTTAATTCTTTAGAATTTTCTCCCTAAAGTGTGTCTTGCAAGCTGATTGCGTGACTAGAAGGGACATTGTATGCTTGCTTCATAACTGTGTTGTACTTAGTTTTTGTCCCAAAACCCAGGATCCTCCCAGTGTCGCTCCTGACTGATGTCCCCCCCAGTCACCCTCACACACAAGAACAGCCTTTCACCAGCATCCCACATGCCCGCACAAAGGCACGGGCCAGCCTCTTCACCTACCCTTTCCCTCTGACTTGTGAATACCCAAGCTCTTGCTGATGCAGGAGGGTGGCAAATTGGCCCCTCTCTGATCTTCCTTGATAAATATTCATGTGCTAACACTCACCACACTGATCTCATTTACACTTCAGCCTCTTTGTTCTCCCAGAACTGGGAAAAGGAGTGGTGTGTAAATGAGGAGCTGGTGTATCACCAGtggggttgggtttgttttgattGGCTTTGTTTAATTAAACAGTCTAAAGCGATGCAATGTGTCTGCTGCCATCTTCTTGGCCTGGTGCATGATCCCAGTGGCTCAGCAGCTGGCTGGAGAGCTTGGACAGAGGGCAGGAGCACCGGGCTCTTTGGTCACCCTGTGCAAGACCCCCGAAGGACTGAGCTTGGCCAGCACTGCCCATCTATGAGCACGTTCAGTGTTCTGCTTCCAGCTCCGACAATGAGCCCCACAAGTCCACGCTGAGGAGGGCTGTGATTAGCGGTGCAGACAGAGGCAGGCAAACAGGTCGGTGCAATCTTTTTAAACATTGCTACCCTACGAGTGCTTAAGCTCTTAAGCCTGTCTCATTGCTGCATGCAGGATGGATAAAGCTGTATTTTATGACTCCTACGGGAGGGAATGAGACTTCTCACTGTGTGAGAAGAGGGTTTGCAGAGCTGTTTACAAAAGCAGGTGCAGAAAGCCATCTGCCTTTGTACTACACCAAGGCCAAAGGGTTTTGGTGCTGTCTCATTGGGGAAAGGTGCTTGTGCATGGCTGCTCTCCTCCGCAGCTGGCAAGTCATgtgcatctttttctttttttgtgttctgcAGGAGTCTTAGATGGGAAAGATTAGTAATAGGCACACTTATTACATGATGATTATAAATGTTCTCCCTGGTTAGAAtaggtaattaaaaaaattgaatctAACCTTCCAACCTATATCTGCTGAGACACCTTATTCCCAGGCAGGGCACTCATGTTCCTTCCCTCCCATCCTTCTCATAACACACTCCAAATACTCCTCACACCATGCTTTTCTGCCATAGCTCTCTTCATAGCTCATGCCAGCTGCCTATCCTTGGTGGAGACCCACTACCCTTCTTCCCCGTGTTGTCAACCCACCAAGGGATGGCAGAACCCCAGGAGGAGAGGGGCAACCTCAGTGGTCAGAAGCTACAGAACTCTTCTGCATTGCTGGGATCAGCAAAGGCTCATGCTGCCACCACCTTTAGCCAGTCCAGAGCAGGAGAAGCTTCACCAGCACcagtccctgctctccagcctgttTGGTCTCCCTGAGGTCTGGAACTTGTTAATGGAAACCATCACTTGTGGCAGGTGGCTCTCCCAGCTCTATGTGTACACCTTGCAGGTCTTCTCAGACCTGGTTGAGTCTCCCCTGGGGCTTTTTTGTCCTCTATATCAAGAAACAGCTCATTTGAACACCTACTCCCTGTTAGCATGAGAAGCAGCTCTCTACCAGCCAGCTATAAAGGGAAGAAAGTTCAAGTGTCTATTTTGGGTCAGATAACCTGTTATAGCACTCTATGGCCTCTCCATTAGACTTGATGGTCAttgcaggtcccttccaactcaagtTTTCTGGGATTCTTTGTCGACTGGATGGTTGATTTTTACATAGTTGTACTTAAATATGAGCAGGTCATCTTTCAGAGGAACCAAAGCCCATCTTTTGCTGTAATGCTGTATTTTACAATATTATCTCCTACTTGCTTCCTCAAAACCTTTGTgataacaaaagaaattaaaatgtaggCAAAATCAATTTTCTGTTTATCTCTAAATGGAAATAGTATCAGACAAACAGGTGTAACATAAATTGATCACTATGTAAATTCTTGGTGAATGTCCTGATGTGTTTTCCATATTACAGGCAGGTCTTGTGGTTGCATTTGCCTTGCCACTCTTTCTGTGAAAGGAAGGCAACGTCAGTGATATTTGGGCTTTTCTCACAGTCTTACACAGCTCGAGTTTTTGTTTCCAGCAGCAAAACCCCCCAGATCTTGTTGGTACAGTTGTCAGCACTTAGCACACCATCTACTCAGAAAGATGCACACACAAGCTCTTTGCAAGGggtttggactagatgacctttaaaggtcctttccaccCCAAATCAGTCcattattttatgattctagAGATAAACATGCAAAAATACAAACACCACTGTAAAAATCCATTCTGGGGTCATATACACAAGAACCTATGAGGACCAACTGGGCTGTGCTGGACTTGGGGGTGTGGTTGGTGGCACAAGTGACAGTCGCCTCTGATGGCTCCTGCTTAAGGCTGGCTTGAAAAGTCCAGGGGCCAGCACACATGTGTGGAGCAATGCACAGTATGGCAGCTCCTGACCAGGAGCCACAGCTGAATATAAAGAGCTAACACTTCCCAGTTCTGCTgatcagcagcagcatggccagcaggagcagggaagtgaTCATCCCCCTCTACTCAGCACTGATGAGGAACTGGAGATCTTACTGCTCTCTACGACTACCTGAAAGGTCTCTTCTCCCAAACAGCCAAGCAATAGGGCAAGAGGAAatagcctcaagttgcaccagaggaagtttagattggatattaggtAAAATTTCTGCACTGAGAGGGTGGTccagcattggaacaggctgcccagggaagtggggGAGTCATCACccttggaggtatttaaaagctgtgtagatgtggcactgaggGACATGGCTTACTGATGGAGTTGACAGCCCTGGGAAATCAGTTGGACTCAATGTCCTTATAagtcttctccaagctgaatgACACTGTGATTCTGTCATTGTGCTGATTCTGCTAATTGTCCCACTCACTGTGTTACCAGGCTGTGGGCTTTACTCCACCAGAGGTGCCCTGGCTCATTGCCACGGTGTGCCACTGCCACGCCTCGTGGCTGTGTGTGCATCAAAATCCCAGTTTGCACAAGCAAACATTCTGTCCATCAGTGCACAGGCACTGATGCATAGGCACAGTGTGTTTACTtaccatctctctctctctctctctcttatctatctatctatctatctatctatctatctatctatctgcctgtctgtctgtctgtctgtctgtctgtctgtctctaaCCATGCTGTAGGTGCTGAGTCACGTGAATGCTGGAGGCTGttcagggaaggcagggaagcaGGCTGCTCAGGCACCAGCCCTCTCACAGCTTGCAGACTGTGCACATCAGAGACTGCGGAGACTGCTGGAAGCCGGGATAGTGCAGGTTGCTTTTGATCTGCTGACAAAGGCCTGGAATACATGCAATATTTCTGCCACAGTAACCACGTCTGCTTCCTTACAGCACTACAACCCTCTAGTGGATACTCAGCCCCATCGGCAcgctggtgctgctggccctTCCCTCAAGGTTTGAAGCCTGACAGCAATGCAAAAGCATCCACATTTCTGGACAGGTGTATTGTTACTACTGAATGCTGTTTgttattattcttttaaatagGAGGCCCAGTCCTGAAGCAGGACTACCCGTGCCAAAGCAAGCAGTCCTGCTTAGCACAGGATCTGAGCAAGCAGGTAAAATCCAAGTGAAATAAGAAATTTGTGTGCACCAGCCACAAGGGTTTCTTGCAGTATTTCCTAAATTCCCAGTTTCCAAGAGCTTGGAAAATCCTTCTGTGCAGTATCAGCTTGGTCTAAGTCACACCTCTGCCAGGACAGGTTTCCAAATGTGTCTGTGAAGACTGGGAAAGTGATTCTGCTGGTGTGAAGAAAAGGCCAACCCTGAACATGTTCTTCAACTTCACCTGCTCTGAGGTTACTTTCTTCTAGCAGAGTAGCAGGTTTAACATTCACAGAAACCTTTCCAATATCCTGTTGGGATAGGATACTGCAAGGCACTGAACACTGGCCCAAGGCAGTGGTGTGCCACTTGCAGATGGCACTGGGAGCAAGAGTAGGTCATGCTTGGAAGTAGTCCACCCATGACAAGTGAAAGGGCAGTAAAAACTGAGAATAGTGGTATCATAACCACATTCATTGTTTGATTTTAAGTTGGTCTCACTGGAGTAAGCAGGATGAGCATTATAATGAAAAAGTTCTTTTTTGAGAGATTCTGCAGAGTCTAGCAGAGCCTGCCAGCACCTTTGCAGAGAACATGCTGACtcctgggagagggaaggatgATGTATGCCATGATATACCTTTGGAGCATGTAGGGGACAGGTACAAGCTTCACAATCCCTTTGGGTAAAGAAGACTGCTATCCCTGGAGCCACCAGGGAGCATGCAGGACACCTCAGCTCTGATTCCTATGTCTCAAGGGGTGAGGATGGAGAATCAGCCATTGTATTGCTGACTGGCTGCAGTGGAGCAAAAGCTGCTCTTAGCAGTACCATTGTGATCCCCATGCCCCATGGAGAGAGAATTGGTGGACTCTGCCTTTCATTGTacctgccctggcagagggaGGCTGTGGGCAGGAGAGAATCAGCACTGCTCCATCCTGCCTGCTGGAACATCTCGCTGCTCCCAGCcagcacacagaaacacagaagctGGCAGAAGTGAGATTCCTGCCCCAAAGGACAAATAGCCTTCACAGTGAGATGTTTTTCCCCTTTAGAGGAGAAATAACTTTTCAATATCAGCTGTGAGGATCTTCACACTGTGAAATGATTTCATCAGACAGAGGAGGTCCTGGGGCTTGGTGCTGGCTGCATACTGAGCTGCTCAGATGCTGTCCTCTGGGAGCTTCCTGCTCATGCTCAGGGGAAGGGAACCAGACACCGAAGGGGCAGCTGTGACATGGGGTGCAGAGAGGAAACGGGATGTGTTTTCCACCTAAGGAAATAAAGGTGTGATGGTGTTGCAGTGGAATTAAACTCGCAGTTATGGCAGTGCTGTTTCTGCCACTTGGGAACTGGCAGGAACTTGCTTGTGTGCCGTGTCCTCTCACAAGGCCAGGGGATGCTTTAGGAGGCTTCAGAGCAgcaggctgctgcctgctgtgctgctaTTTTCCACCACTCGTACAAGCATACGACTGATTTATTGTTCCTGTGTTTTACCAAGAGAGTGCCACTGCTGCCTTCATCCCCAAACAATGTGTTCTCTGCTTTTGGCACAGCACTTCAGAGGGTGTCAGTCTGATCCAGCAAGAGCCCCCTTGGTCCTCTGGGATTAAACAGAACAGCATGGTATCTCCTGGCCAGCTACTTTTTGCTATTCGTTTTGCTGCAGCAAAGGAATTTCTTTTCAATAGGCAGTGCCAGCCTTCCACTGCCCTCAGCAGATGGGAGGGGATGGTGGAagtccctgccagcagctgtgagGCTTCAGACATCTGTCCCTGTGCTCTACCATCACTGTGGGGACCACACACCTTTGCTGATGGACAGATTTACTTCCTTCTCTCAGCCCAGGCAGCTTCAGACATAAGGCAAAGCAGGCAGCCATTTATCACAGTTCAAGTTGCAGCCCAGTTCTGAACTATGTTTAACAATACCGAGGTTTCTTAGAGCGTATCTCGCTCCACTTGCCTTCAGCAGAGGCATTGctgaagagcagaaaataataGTTTTCATGGCATGACCCCTCTGCTTGGTTCAGCTCCGACCTCATTCCCCAAATCTCAGGTGCCCGTTCTCCCTGATCCCTGCAGGCTGCTTCCCAAACATTCCTTTCAGTGCCTACTTCACTCATTCATccttctttgtattttttgtcCCCTCCATATCCCTTCTAATCAATGCACTTACTGGCTGAGCCACTTGATAAGCCATACAGGGACCTGATTTGGCTGAAAacaacctttttttcccctgtactgttttgttttttaacctaCCTCAACTCCCTGATCCCCATTGCTGCACGTGGGGACTTTAACAGAGGTCCTAGTGAGGTTCTCAGTGTGTCCCTTCTGTGTGGTGTAAATGCTGTGCTGATGTATCAGTCTTGAGATGCTCCTATGGGGCTTAGGCCTCCTTCCCCTACTTCCCACCAAGCCACCACAGAGTCACCCAGAGGCCAGCCCCCCCTTCTCTCCCCTCATACTGTCCATAGGATTGGCACAGCATCccatgaaatacagaaaacatgATTGACCTGCGGTTCTGGCCCAGCTTGCAACCTCTGCTGCAGATCTCTGACAGAACAGACCCTACCCAT is from Cinclus cinclus chromosome 2, bCinCin1.1, whole genome shotgun sequence and encodes:
- the ALOX5AP gene encoding arachidonate 5-lipoxygenase-activating protein — encoded protein: MDQETLGSIVLLAIVTLISVVQNAFFANKVEHESRHCNGKGLQRQGSSYFDRVYTANQNCGHAYPTFLAVLWCAGLLCSQAPAAFAGLMYLFVRQKYFVGYLGERTQSIPGYLFGKRIILFLFLMSVAGILNYYLVFFFGSDFEIHIKTITSAISPLLLIP